The following proteins are co-located in the Streptomyces sp. DT2A-34 genome:
- a CDS encoding NAD(P)/FAD-dependent oxidoreductase, with amino-acid sequence MKAGQSYKRSTVADSWDAIVIGSGAGGLTAAGFLARSGQRVLLLERHTTAGGAIQTFRRAGYEWDAGLHYMGEVHRPGSGLRRIFDHITGGKLGWAPMPDVYNRIFVEDREYEIPSGADRFKERLIQYFPDEAEAISRYVDLVFAANRAAKPFFAQRSLPQPVAQEHYEAMCAPFRSFSDRTVTEVLAELTDDEELKTVLCGHFGDYSMTPGRVSFAMHAMLIRHYIDGANFPVGGSGRITETISDVIRAAGGDVLIAAEVDSVRLDEQGRACGVTMTDGRAFDAPVVISDAGALNTLTRLLPADAKRDDELVDACRAIGPSLTWVVLNIGIKESADQLELSGSNIWAHQGPDVDAQFALYESDPQHRPMPAYFLTCPSAKDPQWNDRYPGRSTIDIAGVTTWSLFEPFADSAWMRRGVEYEQLKQRLSRELLDQVLRFYPKAEGKIDHMELATPLSFNHFLGRTHGDFMSLAHTPERFAQRGLSAHTLVPGLFLSGQDVAAAGVSGAVVGGVVAASAVLGRDALGDM; translated from the coding sequence ATGAAGGCGGGACAGAGTTACAAGCGGAGCACGGTGGCGGACTCCTGGGACGCGATCGTCATCGGTTCCGGTGCCGGAGGTCTCACTGCCGCGGGCTTCCTCGCCCGGTCCGGGCAACGGGTTCTGCTCCTTGAGCGGCACACGACCGCGGGCGGCGCCATCCAGACCTTCCGCCGGGCCGGCTACGAATGGGATGCCGGACTGCACTACATGGGCGAAGTGCACCGTCCGGGCAGCGGCCTGCGCAGGATCTTCGACCACATCACCGGCGGAAAGCTGGGGTGGGCCCCGATGCCCGACGTCTACAACCGGATCTTCGTCGAAGACCGCGAGTATGAGATCCCGTCCGGCGCCGACCGGTTCAAGGAACGCCTGATCCAGTACTTCCCGGACGAGGCCGAGGCGATCAGCCGCTACGTCGACCTGGTCTTCGCGGCCAACCGGGCCGCCAAGCCCTTCTTCGCCCAGCGCAGCCTGCCGCAGCCCGTCGCACAGGAGCACTACGAGGCGATGTGCGCGCCGTTCCGCTCCTTCTCCGACCGCACGGTGACGGAGGTCCTCGCGGAACTGACCGACGACGAGGAGCTCAAGACCGTTCTGTGCGGTCACTTCGGCGACTACTCGATGACCCCGGGGCGGGTCTCGTTCGCCATGCACGCCATGCTCATCCGCCACTACATCGACGGCGCCAACTTCCCCGTCGGCGGGTCGGGCCGGATCACCGAGACGATCAGTGACGTGATCCGGGCCGCCGGCGGGGACGTCCTCATCGCCGCCGAAGTCGACTCCGTAAGGCTCGACGAACAGGGACGCGCCTGCGGCGTCACGATGACCGACGGACGCGCGTTCGACGCTCCCGTGGTGATCAGCGATGCCGGCGCCCTCAACACCCTCACGCGTCTGCTGCCCGCCGACGCCAAGCGCGACGACGAACTCGTGGACGCCTGCCGGGCGATTGGCCCCTCGCTCACCTGGGTTGTCCTCAACATCGGGATCAAGGAGTCGGCGGACCAGCTCGAGCTGAGCGGATCCAACATCTGGGCACACCAGGGGCCGGACGTCGACGCCCAGTTCGCCTTGTACGAGTCGGACCCCCAGCATCGGCCGATGCCCGCGTACTTCCTGACCTGCCCCTCCGCCAAGGACCCGCAGTGGAACGACCGTTACCCCGGGCGGAGCACGATCGACATCGCCGGTGTGACGACCTGGTCGCTGTTCGAGCCGTTCGCCGACAGCGCCTGGATGCGTCGCGGGGTGGAGTACGAACAGCTCAAGCAGCGACTGAGCCGCGAACTGCTCGACCAGGTCCTGCGGTTCTATCCCAAGGCGGAAGGCAAGATCGATCACATGGAGCTCGCCACCCCGCTCAGCTTCAACCACTTCCTCGGCAGGACACACGGTGACTTCATGTCACTGGCGCACACGCCCGAGCGCTTCGCCCAGCGTGGCCTGAGCGCCCACACCTTGGTGCCCGGCCTGTTCCTCAGCGGCCAGGACGTCGCCGCGGCCGGCGTCAGCGGCGCCGTCGTGGGCGGAGTCGTCGCCGCGTCCGCCGTACTCGGACGCGATGCACTCGGCGACATGTAG
- a CDS encoding SDR family NAD(P)-dependent oxidoreductase: MTRYDLTGRTIALTGSTGGLGAALAQALRARGANLALLDLSVEAATAQARELGGETVARGWHANVRDLASLQQAMDEAAEHFGRLDVVIAGAGIDTMAPLATIDPLAYERVIDVNLNGVWRTFRAALPHVQRHEGYLLAVSSMAAFVHSPMQVSYTASKAGVWALCDSVRLELRHLGVGVGSAHPTFFRTPLMDDVTADPAGRALWGGNDRGLWKMVPLQKVVSGIVSGIERRADLIVVPKSLTLAAKAPGLFRPIVERLGFRGQTVPRAIGLASATGWHNPAAHDRHHTNGTR, from the coding sequence ATGACCCGTTACGACCTGACCGGGCGCACCATCGCCCTCACCGGTTCCACCGGCGGCCTGGGCGCCGCCCTCGCCCAAGCCCTGCGCGCCCGGGGAGCCAATCTCGCGCTGCTCGACCTCAGCGTTGAGGCCGCCACGGCCCAGGCCCGGGAACTGGGAGGCGAAACGGTTGCCCGCGGCTGGCATGCCAACGTACGCGATCTCGCCAGTCTTCAGCAGGCCATGGACGAGGCCGCCGAGCACTTCGGGCGCCTCGACGTCGTCATCGCAGGGGCGGGGATCGACACCATGGCTCCGCTGGCGACCATCGACCCGTTGGCCTACGAGCGCGTCATCGACGTCAACCTCAACGGGGTCTGGCGCACCTTCCGCGCGGCACTCCCTCACGTGCAACGCCACGAGGGCTACTTGCTTGCCGTCTCGTCCATGGCCGCCTTCGTGCACTCCCCGATGCAGGTCTCCTACACCGCGAGCAAGGCCGGCGTGTGGGCGCTGTGCGACAGCGTCCGTCTGGAACTGCGCCACCTCGGGGTCGGCGTGGGCAGCGCCCACCCCACCTTCTTTCGAACACCCTTGATGGACGACGTGACCGCTGACCCCGCCGGGCGCGCGCTGTGGGGCGGCAACGACCGAGGACTGTGGAAGATGGTCCCACTGCAGAAGGTCGTCAGCGGCATCGTCTCCGGCATCGAACGGCGTGCCGATCTCATCGTCGTCCCCAAGTCTCTCACCTTGGCCGCCAAGGCCCCGGGCCTGTTCCGCCCAATCGTCGAGCGCCTCGGATTTCGTGGCCAGACCGTGCCCCGCGCCATAGGCCTGGCCTCGGCGACCGGATGGCACAATCCAGCCGCACACGACCGGCATCACACCAACGGGACCCGGTAG
- a CDS encoding YbhB/YbcL family Raf kinase inhibitor-like protein: MSANDPFARLPEVPGFTVTSTTIADGAAWSEEQYSGIFGVPGGKDVSPQLSWSGAPEGTKSYAVTVYDPDAPTGSGFWHWAVADIPATVNELPEGAGDDTGSGLPEGAFQLPGDARAARFIGAAPPAGHGPHRYFIVVHALDVESIGVPAEATPAFLGFNMAGHILGRAVLTASAEIRA; the protein is encoded by the coding sequence ATGAGCGCCAACGACCCCTTCGCCCGCCTCCCCGAGGTGCCGGGCTTCACCGTCACGAGCACCACCATCGCCGACGGCGCCGCCTGGTCCGAAGAACAGTACTCCGGCATCTTCGGCGTCCCGGGTGGAAAGGACGTCTCCCCGCAGCTGTCGTGGAGCGGCGCCCCCGAGGGCACCAAGAGCTACGCCGTCACTGTCTACGACCCGGACGCCCCGACCGGCTCCGGCTTCTGGCACTGGGCCGTGGCCGATATCCCGGCCACCGTCAACGAGCTGCCCGAGGGGGCCGGCGACGACACCGGCTCGGGCCTGCCCGAGGGTGCCTTCCAACTGCCGGGCGACGCCCGAGCGGCCCGCTTCATCGGCGCAGCCCCGCCCGCCGGGCATGGCCCGCACCGCTACTTCATCGTGGTGCACGCCCTGGATGTCGAGTCCATCGGCGTTCCGGCCGAGGCCACGCCCGCGTTCCTGGGCTTCAACATGGCCGGACACATCCTCGGCCGGGCGGTCCTGACCGCCAGTGCCGAGATACGCGCCTGA
- a CDS encoding helix-turn-helix domain-containing protein has product MEHRSDPAVSDGRDDTVWDRDAWDLEPDSVALALRVMSPRTAGVIMREAFFGTRRFEDFLRHVDVSSGVLSARLRELVDEGMLEKCPYREPGARVRDEYRLTDKGRSMLPVLVALIDWADHWLVGPQGPTVQLLHRDCGAPITASVTCASGHSITAPRNVIAAPGPGARPAAVDSD; this is encoded by the coding sequence GTGGAGCACCGATCCGATCCTGCGGTTTCCGACGGGCGGGACGACACCGTGTGGGACAGGGACGCGTGGGACCTGGAACCGGACTCCGTCGCTCTCGCCCTGCGCGTGATGAGCCCCCGCACCGCGGGCGTGATCATGCGGGAGGCCTTCTTCGGCACTCGCCGGTTCGAGGATTTCCTGCGCCACGTGGACGTCAGCTCGGGGGTGCTGTCCGCCCGCCTGCGCGAACTGGTCGACGAGGGAATGCTGGAGAAGTGCCCGTACCGCGAGCCGGGGGCGAGGGTGCGGGACGAGTACCGGCTCACCGACAAGGGCCGCAGCATGCTCCCCGTCCTCGTAGCCCTCATCGACTGGGCCGACCACTGGCTCGTGGGCCCGCAGGGTCCGACGGTGCAACTGCTGCACCGGGACTGCGGAGCACCGATCACCGCTTCGGTCACCTGCGCTTCGGGGCACTCCATCACCGCGCCGCGCAACGTCATCGCTGCGCCAGGGCCAGGGGCTCGGCCGGCCGCTGTGGATTCAGACTGA
- a CDS encoding MMPL family transporter yields the protein MAVLLHRLGLGAYRRRKLVLSLWLVALAGLVACVGVFGGKLDDRFAVPGTESQRALDTVSRTLPDVSGDSAQLVFTVPGGKRVTEAPYAAAIAEAVTAAGRAPQVSSVVGPEKSGAVSPDGTAAIVQVQYSIPKSEVSESSKHALEKAAQAAEKDGMDASVGGSVYSSSGIHVGPSEIIGVAVALLVLVITFGSLLAAGMSLIPALIGVAVGLAGLLALTPLADISSTAVTLALMLGLAVGIDYVLFILSRHRQQLARGMAPQESVALANGTAGSAVVFAGATVIIALGALSVIGIPFLTTMGLGAAGAVVIAVLAAITLLPAIAGFAGSRLAPKPGSRAARRVHNDTEATTKDTRGARWVKRVIAKPLLTVLATAGILLTLALPATDLRLSLPDNRSASQGSTERTTYDTVSDKFGPGFNGPLLVLTETDHGQGAQAGAEVARKLATLHGVKAVLPPASTSNPAQSVITVIPDGGPDSLKTDQLVRDIRKHGADIRVTSGTSVSVTGTTAVNIDISNRLSDSLLPFVAIVVGLSLILLMIVFRSLFIPVKAAVGFLLSVAASLGLVVALFQWGWLADMLGVPSTGPVVSFLPIILIGVLFGLAMDYEVFLVSGMREEWLHTGMARKSVIDGARHSARVVTAAALIMFTVFAGFFPLDNPIIKPIAFALAVGVAIDAFVVRMTLVPALLTLAGRHAWWLPAWLDRILPDLDIEGASLQKAAPRDHDRVEVQPVS from the coding sequence ATGGCTGTGCTGCTTCACCGCCTGGGCCTCGGCGCCTACCGTCGCCGAAAGCTGGTGCTGTCCCTCTGGCTCGTGGCCCTGGCCGGGCTCGTCGCCTGTGTCGGCGTCTTCGGCGGCAAGCTCGACGACCGCTTCGCCGTACCGGGAACCGAGTCCCAGCGCGCGCTGGACACGGTCAGCAGGACCCTGCCGGACGTGTCCGGGGACAGCGCCCAGCTCGTCTTCACGGTCCCCGGAGGCAAGCGCGTCACCGAAGCCCCGTACGCGGCCGCCATCGCCGAAGCCGTGACGGCGGCGGGCCGGGCGCCGCAGGTCAGTTCCGTCGTCGGCCCCGAGAAATCCGGTGCCGTCTCGCCGGACGGGACCGCGGCGATCGTCCAGGTCCAGTACTCCATACCAAAGTCCGAGGTCAGCGAGTCCTCCAAGCACGCCCTTGAGAAGGCCGCACAGGCGGCCGAGAAGGACGGCATGGACGCTTCGGTGGGCGGCTCCGTCTACTCCAGCAGCGGCATCCACGTCGGCCCGTCGGAGATCATCGGCGTTGCAGTAGCCCTGCTCGTCCTCGTCATCACCTTCGGCTCGCTGCTCGCCGCCGGTATGTCCCTCATCCCCGCCCTCATCGGCGTGGCCGTGGGCCTGGCCGGGCTACTCGCCCTGACCCCGCTGGCCGACATCTCGTCCACCGCCGTCACCCTGGCGCTCATGCTGGGACTGGCCGTGGGCATCGACTACGTCCTGTTCATCCTTTCCCGTCACCGCCAGCAACTTGCCCGCGGAATGGCCCCGCAGGAGTCCGTCGCGCTGGCCAACGGCACTGCCGGAAGCGCGGTGGTCTTCGCCGGGGCCACCGTGATCATCGCGCTCGGGGCCCTGAGCGTCATCGGTATCCCCTTCCTGACCACCATGGGCCTGGGCGCGGCCGGGGCCGTGGTCATCGCCGTCCTTGCCGCGATCACCCTGCTGCCCGCCATCGCGGGATTCGCCGGCTCCCGGTTGGCACCGAAGCCCGGCAGCCGCGCCGCCCGTCGGGTCCACAACGACACCGAGGCCACCACCAAGGACACCCGCGGGGCCCGCTGGGTCAAGCGAGTGATCGCCAAGCCGCTGCTGACCGTGCTCGCCACCGCCGGCATCCTGCTCACCCTCGCCCTCCCCGCCACCGACCTGCGCCTGTCTCTCCCGGACAACCGCTCGGCGTCGCAGGGCTCCACCGAACGGACGACCTACGACACCGTCAGTGACAAGTTCGGCCCCGGCTTCAACGGCCCCCTCCTGGTGCTGACCGAGACCGATCACGGCCAGGGAGCTCAGGCCGGCGCTGAGGTCGCGCGGAAGCTGGCGACTCTCCACGGCGTCAAAGCGGTCCTGCCGCCCGCCTCCACCAGCAACCCGGCACAGAGCGTCATTACCGTCATCCCCGACGGAGGCCCCGACAGCCTCAAGACGGATCAACTCGTCCGCGACATCCGCAAGCACGGCGCCGACATCCGTGTGACATCCGGCACCTCCGTCTCGGTCACCGGTACCACCGCCGTCAACATCGACATCTCCAACCGGCTCTCCGACTCCCTGCTGCCCTTCGTCGCCATCGTCGTAGGCCTGAGCCTGATCCTGCTCATGATCGTCTTCCGCTCGCTCTTCATCCCCGTCAAGGCCGCCGTCGGCTTCCTACTCTCGGTTGCCGCCTCGCTGGGCCTGGTCGTCGCCCTGTTTCAGTGGGGATGGCTGGCCGACATGCTCGGGGTGCCCAGCACCGGCCCGGTCGTCAGCTTTCTGCCGATCATCCTGATCGGGGTGCTGTTCGGCCTGGCCATGGACTACGAGGTCTTCCTCGTCTCCGGCATGAGGGAGGAATGGCTCCACACTGGCATGGCCCGTAAGTCGGTCATCGACGGAGCCCGACACAGTGCACGGGTCGTCACCGCCGCCGCGCTGATCATGTTCACCGTCTTCGCCGGGTTCTTCCCCCTCGACAACCCGATCATCAAGCCCATCGCCTTCGCCCTGGCCGTCGGCGTGGCCATCGACGCCTTCGTCGTCCGTATGACCCTCGTCCCCGCACTGCTGACCCTCGCCGGACGCCACGCCTGGTGGCTGCCTGCCTGGCTTGACAGGATCCTTCCCGACCTCGACATCGAGGGCGCAAGCCTCCAGAAGGCAGCGCCGAGGGATCACGACCGCGTGGAAGTTCAGCCCGTTTCCTGA
- a CDS encoding LuxR C-terminal-related transcriptional regulator, with the protein MADSAPRCRPDPARCHRRHLRRGDRFTSALRCHQHPDGPRPGEPGRADHLLPAADPHPDLRHPPSPVLDQLSARERQILILVATQPDNNALARLLGLSPLTVKSHVNRILRKFGVSTRAQLVAIAYESGLVTPGLPVGGMSHHCVVSAHRSGDRGRRYVIEQLRGGVGQVRGRASLPRWR; encoded by the coding sequence ATGGCTGACTCTGCGCCACGCTGCCGTCCGGACCCGGCTCGCTGTCATCGGCGACATCTCCGTCGCGGAGACCGGTTCACTTCTGCACTGCGGTGTCACCAGCATCCTGACGGCCCTCGACCTGGTGAGCCGGGGCGGGCTGATCATCTCCTCCCCGCCGCCGACCCGCACCCGGACCTCCGCCATCCCCCCAGCCCGGTACTGGATCAACTCTCCGCAAGAGAGCGGCAGATCCTCATCCTCGTCGCGACCCAGCCTGACAACAACGCACTCGCCCGCCTGCTCGGCCTGAGTCCTCTCACGGTCAAGTCACACGTGAACCGGATCCTCCGCAAATTCGGCGTCTCCACCCGTGCCCAGCTGGTCGCCATCGCCTATGAGAGCGGCCTCGTCACCCCGGGCCTTCCCGTCGGCGGCATGTCGCACCACTGTGTCGTTTCCGCACACCGGTCCGGTGATCGGGGTCGACGGTACGTCATTGAGCAGTTGCGGGGCGGGGTCGGACAAGTCCGTGGAAGAGCATCGCTTCCGCGGTGGAGATGA
- a CDS encoding TetR/AcrR family transcriptional regulator — translation MTNKVTRASRRAAATRAAIVEAAEELLAEGGPSAVTLEAVAERADVAVQTVYNRVGGRSAVLIAVAARALEDNRQYMDAAYATPGTPEERIRAAAAAYARFATERPHQFRLLADPPDEPTALERVADLVEEQNAKLAAALSDGVADGSITPGIDPHAAATALWATMNGILSLSWRADRLRAEPGQLDAVISTAEAMLFHGLVRPRPATAQ, via the coding sequence ATGACAAACAAGGTCACCCGAGCCAGCCGTCGCGCCGCCGCCACCCGGGCGGCCATCGTGGAAGCGGCCGAAGAGCTTCTGGCCGAGGGCGGCCCCTCAGCCGTCACTCTGGAAGCTGTCGCCGAACGGGCCGATGTCGCTGTGCAGACCGTGTACAACCGGGTCGGCGGACGCTCCGCTGTCCTGATCGCCGTCGCTGCACGCGCCCTCGAAGACAACCGGCAATACATGGACGCCGCCTATGCCACTCCCGGCACCCCCGAGGAGCGCATCAGGGCGGCCGCAGCCGCCTACGCCCGCTTCGCCACCGAACGCCCCCACCAGTTCCGCCTGCTCGCGGACCCGCCCGACGAACCGACCGCGCTCGAACGTGTCGCAGACCTCGTCGAAGAGCAGAACGCCAAGCTCGCCGCAGCCCTGAGCGACGGCGTCGCCGACGGCTCCATCACCCCCGGTATCGACCCCCACGCCGCCGCGACGGCTCTGTGGGCCACCATGAACGGCATCCTCAGCCTGTCCTGGCGCGCCGATCGACTGCGCGCCGAGCCCGGACAGCTCGACGCGGTCATCTCCACCGCGGAAGCGATGCTCTTCCACGGACTTGTCCGACCCCGCCCCGCAACTGCTCAATGA
- a CDS encoding GntR family transcriptional regulator — MTQTADASTSSGKQMLSEQVYARLRDAIRRGEYAPGAALKPQDLAKEQGVSLAVVREALVRVVGDGLADRLPNRGFAVPTFSDRRWQEIAEARRTIEPVVLRLSIERGDIDWEARVRAAHHRLARTPVYVPEEGEYFSSAWSEAHRVFHRTLLEGCGNPVLLETFDRMWTASELARRWSVHRTPGRDFVGEHRRLEEAALARDADSAAEVLVQHLTLTAAGLTGCTHHEPVKEV, encoded by the coding sequence ATGACTCAGACGGCCGACGCCTCGACCTCGTCGGGGAAACAGATGCTCTCCGAGCAGGTCTACGCACGCCTGCGCGACGCCATCAGGCGTGGTGAATACGCCCCCGGTGCAGCCCTCAAACCGCAGGACCTGGCCAAGGAGCAGGGGGTGAGCCTGGCGGTGGTGCGCGAGGCGCTGGTGCGGGTGGTCGGCGACGGCCTCGCCGACCGGCTGCCGAACCGCGGCTTCGCCGTCCCAACCTTCTCCGACCGGCGCTGGCAGGAGATCGCCGAAGCCCGCCGCACGATCGAACCGGTCGTCCTGCGTCTGTCGATCGAGCGCGGCGACATCGACTGGGAGGCGCGCGTGCGCGCCGCCCATCACCGGCTTGCGCGCACCCCGGTGTACGTGCCAGAAGAGGGCGAGTACTTCAGCAGTGCCTGGTCCGAGGCCCACCGGGTCTTCCACCGAACGCTGCTGGAAGGATGCGGCAACCCGGTCCTGCTGGAAACCTTCGACCGTATGTGGACCGCGAGTGAGCTGGCCCGCCGCTGGTCGGTGCACCGCACCCCGGGCCGCGACTTCGTCGGTGAGCACCGTCGACTGGAGGAGGCGGCGCTGGCCCGCGACGCCGACAGCGCCGCCGAAGTTCTCGTCCAGCACCTGACCCTGACCGCCGCCGGCCTGACCGGCTGCACCCACCACGAACCTGTGAAGGAAGTCTGA
- a CDS encoding alpha/beta hydrolase, whose protein sequence is MTERLDLAFPSGDTECRAWLYLPEDGGVRPALVMGHGLGGVREMRLDAYAERFAAAGYACLVFDYRHFGSSGGRPRQLLSIRRQLQDWRAAVACARSRPEVDPRRVVLWGTSFGGGHVLATAAQDPAVAAVIAQGLFTDGAASALAMRPDSSVKVMARALRDVVGARLGRPPVMVATAGPPGSAALMTAEDAESGYLALVPDEAPFANQVAARFALDIIRYRPGRQTAKIACPVMFCVCEHDSVAPARPTLHHARRAPHGEVRLYPHGHFDIYVGEPFERVVKDQLAFLGRHVPLSASPAPR, encoded by the coding sequence ATGACCGAACGTCTTGATCTGGCGTTTCCCTCCGGGGACACGGAATGCCGCGCGTGGTTGTACCTGCCGGAAGACGGCGGAGTACGTCCGGCCCTGGTGATGGGACACGGCCTGGGTGGTGTCCGGGAGATGCGTCTGGATGCCTACGCCGAGCGTTTCGCCGCCGCGGGATACGCCTGTCTGGTCTTCGACTACCGGCATTTCGGCTCCAGCGGAGGCCGACCCCGCCAGCTCCTGAGCATCCGCCGACAGCTTCAGGACTGGCGGGCTGCGGTGGCCTGTGCCCGCTCCCGGCCGGAGGTCGACCCCCGGCGTGTTGTGCTGTGGGGCACCTCTTTCGGCGGCGGCCATGTCCTGGCGACCGCCGCTCAGGACCCGGCCGTCGCAGCCGTCATCGCCCAGGGTCTGTTCACCGACGGTGCCGCCTCCGCTCTGGCGATGCGTCCGGACAGTTCGGTGAAGGTGATGGCCCGCGCGCTCCGTGACGTCGTCGGCGCCCGTCTGGGGCGCCCTCCCGTCATGGTCGCGACCGCGGGCCCACCCGGATCCGCCGCCCTGATGACCGCTGAGGACGCCGAGTCCGGCTACCTGGCCCTCGTGCCCGACGAGGCGCCCTTCGCCAACCAGGTCGCGGCGCGGTTCGCCCTGGACATCATCCGCTACCGGCCGGGCCGCCAGACCGCGAAGATCGCTTGCCCGGTGATGTTCTGCGTATGTGAGCACGACAGTGTGGCCCCCGCACGGCCGACCCTGCACCATGCCCGCAGGGCTCCGCACGGCGAAGTCCGCCTCTACCCCCACGGCCACTTCGACATATACGTCGGTGAGCCCTTCGAACGCGTTGTCAAGGACCAACTGGCGTTCCTGGGGCGGCACGTCCCCCTCAGCGCTTCGCCAGCCCCCCGGTGA
- a CDS encoding YbhB/YbcL family Raf kinase inhibitor-like protein, giving the protein MTWDIPVGEKGLGRALPPGAVAGANDGGRSGCMGPCPPVGDVSHHYKITVYALDTASLNLAARSTAAAAFTMNSHIVGYGRLTATAHQ; this is encoded by the coding sequence ATGACCTGGGACATCCCGGTCGGCGAGAAAGGCCTCGGCCGTGCTCTGCCGCCCGGCGCCGTGGCGGGCGCGAACGACGGTGGTAGGAGCGGCTGCATGGGCCCCTGCCCGCCGGTCGGCGACGTCTCCCATCACTACAAGATCACGGTGTACGCCCTTGACACAGCGAGTCTGAACCTGGCCGCGCGCAGCACCGCAGCGGCGGCCTTCACCATGAACAGCCACATTGTCGGCTATGGCCGCCTCACCGCGACCGCACATCAGTAG
- the otnC gene encoding 3-oxo-tetronate 4-phosphate decarboxylase, which translates to MSRTRFRRQITDLGASLFARGLSPGRTGNISVRTDDCILLTPTGASLGALEPEELSVLSLDGTHLDGPRPSKEAFLHLAMYRSRPADTAVVHLHSPYAVALSCLDPDDASDVLPPLTAYYALRVGTLPLLPYHAPGDERLGPIAAKSAQQHHALLLANHGPLAAGRDLAATADVIEELEATAKIHLVLRGMPTRPLTSEQLDTLHAGASQK; encoded by the coding sequence ATGAGCCGCACGCGGTTTCGGCGACAGATCACCGACCTGGGCGCCTCGCTGTTCGCACGCGGACTGAGCCCCGGCCGAACCGGGAACATCAGCGTCCGCACCGACGACTGCATCCTGCTCACACCGACCGGAGCATCCCTGGGGGCTCTTGAGCCGGAAGAGCTGTCGGTCCTGAGCCTGGACGGCACACATCTCGACGGTCCACGGCCATCGAAGGAGGCGTTCCTGCATCTGGCCATGTACAGGTCCCGCCCAGCCGATACGGCCGTCGTACACCTGCACAGCCCCTACGCGGTCGCCCTGTCATGCCTGGACCCGGACGACGCGTCGGACGTACTACCACCGCTCACCGCGTACTACGCCCTACGCGTCGGCACCCTGCCGCTGCTCCCCTACCACGCGCCGGGCGACGAGCGTCTCGGTCCGATCGCCGCGAAGTCGGCGCAGCAGCACCACGCACTCCTGCTCGCCAACCACGGGCCGCTCGCCGCCGGACGCGACCTCGCTGCCACGGCTGACGTCATCGAAGAACTGGAAGCGACCGCGAAGATCCATCTGGTTCTGCGGGGAATGCCGACCAGGCCTCTCACCAGCGAGCAACTCGACACGCTGCACGCCGGGGCCTCGCAGAAGTAA